A window of the Pangasianodon hypophthalmus isolate fPanHyp1 chromosome 12, fPanHyp1.pri, whole genome shotgun sequence genome harbors these coding sequences:
- the muc13b gene encoding mucin-13b isoform X16: MALIKKVLSLCLLILLVGATTTAITPTDSGATTTAITSTDSGATTTAPTPTDSGATTTAITSTDSGATTTAPTPTDSGATTTAPTPTDSGATTTAITSTDSGATTTAPTPTDSGATTTAPTPTDSGATTTAPTPTDSGATTTAPTPTDSGATTTAPTPTDSDPCASNPCLSDSTCQQLLTNYTCVCRPGLFYNETLKLCTLARTFPTDLRFPDMTYKEAMKNKNSKEFQTIAHDILKEIKEVFKGKNGYLGSTVLSLNPGSVIADVENFFSLSSEVNKIEVEEALKSATGTGSGFLKGATVEPSDICRSGFCEDSSTVCTAENGLANCVCKGGYVKLTATQQACYSCPSGEKAVGDQYCKPCPFGYSGFNCKESYLLILVVVACVLGVLLLGTLIGTVVLYTRSTKTTKSSEKDTPKGNLEFNKPAGIPRIPRVNPNTGWQPTNLEMTDSGSRRALVTKDRTENTAMWDSDYSDDTRGYKSQMPSRTGYGAAGAYNGSRASKNPYSDVYGDRIRRY, translated from the exons ATGGCTCTAATTAAAAAAGTCTTGAGCTTATGCTTACTGATTCTGCTTGTGG GTGCAACCACAACTGCTATCACTCCAACTGACTCAG GTGCAACCACAACTGCTATCACTTCAACTGACTCAG GTGCAACCACAACTGCTCCCACTCCAACTGACTCAG GTGCAACCACAACTGCTATCACTTCAACTGACTCAG GTGCAACCACAACTGCTCCCACTCCAACTGACTCAG GTGCAACCACAACTGCTCCCACTCCAACTGACTCAG GTGCAACCACAACTGCTATCACTTCAACTGACTCAG GTGCAACCACAACTGCTCCCACTCCAACTGACTCAG GTGCAACCACAACTGCTCCCACTCCAACTGACTCAG GTGCAACCACAACTGCTCCCACTCCAACTGACTCAG GTGCAACCACAACTGCTCCCACTCCAACTGACTCAG GTGCAACCACAACTGCTCCCACTCCAACTGACTCAG ATCCCTGTGCCTCGAACCCTTGTTTGTCAGACAGCACCTGTCAACAGCTCCTGACTAactacacgtgtgtgtgtcgACCGGGACTGTTCTataatgaaacactgaaattatGTACTCTAG CAAGGACTTTCCCAACAGATTTAAGATTTCCAGACATGACATATAAAGAagcaatgaaaaacaaaaactcaaaAGAATTCCAAACGATAGCACATGATATTCTTAAAGAG ATTAAGGAAGTTTTCAAGGGTAAAAATGGTTATCTTGGATCCACAGTTCTGAGTCTAAA CCCAGGCAGTGTCATAGCAGATGTGGAGAATTTCTTCAGTCTTTCGTCAGAAGTTAATAAAATTGAAGTAGAGGAGGCACTAAAGTCAGCAACTGGCACTGGATCTGGGTTTTTAAAAGGCGCTACAGTCGAGC caagtgacataTGCCGTAGTGGATTCTGTGAAGATTCAAGCACAGTATGTACAGCCGAGAATGGTCTAGCTAATTGCGTTTGCAAGGGCGGATATGTAAAGTTGACAGCAACACAACAGGCATGCTATT CTTGTCCCAGTGGTGAGAAAGCAGTGGGTGATCAGTATTGTAAACC aTGTCCTTTTGGATACTCTGGTTTCAACTGTAAAGAAT CGTACCTCTTAATTCTGGTTGTGGTCGCCTGTGTTTTGGGCGTACTTCTTCTCGGCACTCTCATAGGCACTGTAGTCTTGTACACGAG GTCAACGAAAACAACCAAATCTTCAGAAAAAGATACCCCGAAAGGCAATCTGGAGTTCAACAAACCTGCAGGAATTCCCAGGATCCCACGGGTTAACCCTAATACTGGCTGGCAACCAACCAATCTGGAGATGACAGACAGTGGAAGCAGACGTGCCCTGGTCACAAAAGATCGCACAGAGAACACAGCG ATGTGGGACTCTGACTACAGTGATGACACAAGGGGCTATAAGAGCCAGATGCCCTCTAGAACAGGATATGGAGCCGCTGGAGCGTATAACGGCTCCAGGGCCTCAAAGAATCCCTACAGTGATGTATATGGGGACAGAATACGCAGATACTAA
- the muc13b gene encoding mucin-13b isoform X6 yields MALIKKVLSLCLLILLVGATTTAITPTDSGATTTAITSTDSGATTTAPTPTDSGATTTAITSTDSGATTTAPTPTDSGATTTAPTPTDSGATTTAITSTDSGATTTAPTPTDSGATTTAPTPTDSGATTTAPTPTDSGATTTAPTPTDSGATTTAPTPTDSGATTTAPTPTDSDPCASNPCLSDSTCQQLLTNYTCVCRPGLFYNETLKLCTLARTFPTDLRFPDMTYKEAMKNKNSKEFQTIAHDILKEIKEVFKGKNGYLGSTVLSLNPGSVIADVENFFSLSSEVNKIEVEEALKSATGTGSGFLKGATVEPSDICRSGFCEDSSTVCTAENGLANCVCKGGYVKLTATQQACYSCPSGEKAVGDQYCKPCPFGYSGFNCKESYLLILVVVACVLGVLLLGTLIGTVVLYTRSTKTTKSSEKDTPKGNLEFNKPAGIPRIPRVNPNTGWQPTNLEMTDSGSRRALVTKDRTENTAMWDSDYSDDTRGYKSQMPSRTGYGAAGAYNGSRASKNPYSDVYGDRIRRY; encoded by the exons ATGGCTCTAATTAAAAAAGTCTTGAGCTTATGCTTACTGATTCTGCTTGTGG GTGCAACCACAACTGCTATCACTCCAACTGACTCAG GTGCAACCACAACTGCTATCACTTCAACTGACTCAG GTGCAACCACAACTGCTCCCACTCCAACTGACTCAG GTGCAACCACAACTGCTATCACTTCAACTGACTCAG GTGCAACCACAACTGCTCCCACTCCAACTGACTCAG GTGCAACCACAACTGCTCCCACTCCAACTGACTCAG GTGCAACCACAACTGCTATCACTTCAACTGACTCAG GTGCAACCACAACTGCTCCCACTCCAACTGACTCAG GTGCAACCACAACTGCTCCCACTCCAACTGACTCAG GTGCAACCACAACTGCTCCCACTCCAACTGACTCAG GTGCAACCACAACTGCTCCCACTCCAACTGACTCAG GTGCAACCACAACTGCTCCCACTCCAACTGACTCAG GTGCAACCACAACTGCTCCCACTCCAACTGACTCAG ATCCCTGTGCCTCGAACCCTTGTTTGTCAGACAGCACCTGTCAACAGCTCCTGACTAactacacgtgtgtgtgtcgACCGGGACTGTTCTataatgaaacactgaaattatGTACTCTAG CAAGGACTTTCCCAACAGATTTAAGATTTCCAGACATGACATATAAAGAagcaatgaaaaacaaaaactcaaaAGAATTCCAAACGATAGCACATGATATTCTTAAAGAG ATTAAGGAAGTTTTCAAGGGTAAAAATGGTTATCTTGGATCCACAGTTCTGAGTCTAAA CCCAGGCAGTGTCATAGCAGATGTGGAGAATTTCTTCAGTCTTTCGTCAGAAGTTAATAAAATTGAAGTAGAGGAGGCACTAAAGTCAGCAACTGGCACTGGATCTGGGTTTTTAAAAGGCGCTACAGTCGAGC caagtgacataTGCCGTAGTGGATTCTGTGAAGATTCAAGCACAGTATGTACAGCCGAGAATGGTCTAGCTAATTGCGTTTGCAAGGGCGGATATGTAAAGTTGACAGCAACACAACAGGCATGCTATT CTTGTCCCAGTGGTGAGAAAGCAGTGGGTGATCAGTATTGTAAACC aTGTCCTTTTGGATACTCTGGTTTCAACTGTAAAGAAT CGTACCTCTTAATTCTGGTTGTGGTCGCCTGTGTTTTGGGCGTACTTCTTCTCGGCACTCTCATAGGCACTGTAGTCTTGTACACGAG GTCAACGAAAACAACCAAATCTTCAGAAAAAGATACCCCGAAAGGCAATCTGGAGTTCAACAAACCTGCAGGAATTCCCAGGATCCCACGGGTTAACCCTAATACTGGCTGGCAACCAACCAATCTGGAGATGACAGACAGTGGAAGCAGACGTGCCCTGGTCACAAAAGATCGCACAGAGAACACAGCG ATGTGGGACTCTGACTACAGTGATGACACAAGGGGCTATAAGAGCCAGATGCCCTCTAGAACAGGATATGGAGCCGCTGGAGCGTATAACGGCTCCAGGGCCTCAAAGAATCCCTACAGTGATGTATATGGGGACAGAATACGCAGATACTAA
- the muc13b gene encoding mucin-13b isoform X38, whose translation MALIKKVLSLCLLILLVGATTTAITSTDSGATTTAITSTDSGATTTAPTPTDSGATTTAPTPTDSGATTTAPTPTDSGATTTAPTPTDSGATTTAPTPTDSGATTTAPTPTDSGATTTAPTPTDSDPCASNPCLSDSTCQQLLTNYTCVCRPGLFYNETLKLCTLARTFPTDLRFPDMTYKEAMKNKNSKEFQTIAHDILKEIKEVFKGKNGYLGSTVLSLNPGSVIADVENFFSLSSEVNKIEVEEALKSATGTGSGFLKGATVEPSDICRSGFCEDSSTVCTAENGLANCVCKGGYVKLTATQQACYSCPSGEKAVGDQYCKPCPFGYSGFNCKESYLLILVVVACVLGVLLLGTLIGTVVLYTRSTKTTKSSEKDTPKGNLEFNKPAGIPRIPRVNPNTGWQPTNLEMTDSGSRRALVTKDRTENTAMWDSDYSDDTRGYKSQMPSRTGYGAAGAYNGSRASKNPYSDVYGDRIRRY comes from the exons ATGGCTCTAATTAAAAAAGTCTTGAGCTTATGCTTACTGATTCTGCTTGTGG GTGCAACCACAACTGCTATCACTTCAACTGACTCAG GTGCAACCACAACTGCTATCACTTCAACTGACTCAG GTGCAACCACAACTGCTCCCACTCCAACTGACTCAG GTGCAACCACAACTGCTCCCACTCCAACTGACTCAG GTGCAACCACAACTGCTCCCACTCCAACTGACTCAG GTGCAACCACAACTGCTCCCACTCCAACTGACTCAG GTGCAACCACAACTGCTCCCACTCCAACTGACTCAG GTGCAACCACAACTGCTCCCACTCCAACTGACTCAG GTGCAACCACAACTGCTCCCACTCCAACTGACTCAG ATCCCTGTGCCTCGAACCCTTGTTTGTCAGACAGCACCTGTCAACAGCTCCTGACTAactacacgtgtgtgtgtcgACCGGGACTGTTCTataatgaaacactgaaattatGTACTCTAG CAAGGACTTTCCCAACAGATTTAAGATTTCCAGACATGACATATAAAGAagcaatgaaaaacaaaaactcaaaAGAATTCCAAACGATAGCACATGATATTCTTAAAGAG ATTAAGGAAGTTTTCAAGGGTAAAAATGGTTATCTTGGATCCACAGTTCTGAGTCTAAA CCCAGGCAGTGTCATAGCAGATGTGGAGAATTTCTTCAGTCTTTCGTCAGAAGTTAATAAAATTGAAGTAGAGGAGGCACTAAAGTCAGCAACTGGCACTGGATCTGGGTTTTTAAAAGGCGCTACAGTCGAGC caagtgacataTGCCGTAGTGGATTCTGTGAAGATTCAAGCACAGTATGTACAGCCGAGAATGGTCTAGCTAATTGCGTTTGCAAGGGCGGATATGTAAAGTTGACAGCAACACAACAGGCATGCTATT CTTGTCCCAGTGGTGAGAAAGCAGTGGGTGATCAGTATTGTAAACC aTGTCCTTTTGGATACTCTGGTTTCAACTGTAAAGAAT CGTACCTCTTAATTCTGGTTGTGGTCGCCTGTGTTTTGGGCGTACTTCTTCTCGGCACTCTCATAGGCACTGTAGTCTTGTACACGAG GTCAACGAAAACAACCAAATCTTCAGAAAAAGATACCCCGAAAGGCAATCTGGAGTTCAACAAACCTGCAGGAATTCCCAGGATCCCACGGGTTAACCCTAATACTGGCTGGCAACCAACCAATCTGGAGATGACAGACAGTGGAAGCAGACGTGCCCTGGTCACAAAAGATCGCACAGAGAACACAGCG ATGTGGGACTCTGACTACAGTGATGACACAAGGGGCTATAAGAGCCAGATGCCCTCTAGAACAGGATATGGAGCCGCTGGAGCGTATAACGGCTCCAGGGCCTCAAAGAATCCCTACAGTGATGTATATGGGGACAGAATACGCAGATACTAA
- the muc13b gene encoding mucin-13b isoform X26, giving the protein MALIKKVLSLCLLILLVGATTTAITSTDSGATTTAITSTDSGATTTAPTPTDSGATTTAITSTDSGATTTAPTPTDSGATTTAPTPTDSGATTTAPTPTDSGATTTAPTPTDSGATTTAPTPTDSGATTTAPTPTDSGATTTAPTPTDSDPCASNPCLSDSTCQQLLTNYTCVCRPGLFYNETLKLCTLARTFPTDLRFPDMTYKEAMKNKNSKEFQTIAHDILKEIKEVFKGKNGYLGSTVLSLNPGSVIADVENFFSLSSEVNKIEVEEALKSATGTGSGFLKGATVEPSDICRSGFCEDSSTVCTAENGLANCVCKGGYVKLTATQQACYSCPSGEKAVGDQYCKPCPFGYSGFNCKESYLLILVVVACVLGVLLLGTLIGTVVLYTRSTKTTKSSEKDTPKGNLEFNKPAGIPRIPRVNPNTGWQPTNLEMTDSGSRRALVTKDRTENTAMWDSDYSDDTRGYKSQMPSRTGYGAAGAYNGSRASKNPYSDVYGDRIRRY; this is encoded by the exons ATGGCTCTAATTAAAAAAGTCTTGAGCTTATGCTTACTGATTCTGCTTGTGG GTGCAACCACAACTGCTATCACTTCAACTGACTCAG GTGCAACCACAACTGCTATCACTTCAACTGACTCAG GTGCAACCACAACTGCTCCCACTCCAACTGACTCAG GTGCAACCACAACTGCTATCACTTCAACTGACTCAG GTGCAACCACAACTGCTCCCACTCCAACTGACTCAG GTGCAACCACAACTGCTCCCACTCCAACTGACTCAG GTGCAACCACAACTGCTCCCACTCCAACTGACTCAG GTGCAACCACAACTGCTCCCACTCCAACTGACTCAG GTGCAACCACAACTGCTCCCACTCCAACTGACTCAG GTGCAACCACAACTGCTCCCACTCCAACTGACTCAG GTGCAACCACAACTGCTCCCACTCCAACTGACTCAG ATCCCTGTGCCTCGAACCCTTGTTTGTCAGACAGCACCTGTCAACAGCTCCTGACTAactacacgtgtgtgtgtcgACCGGGACTGTTCTataatgaaacactgaaattatGTACTCTAG CAAGGACTTTCCCAACAGATTTAAGATTTCCAGACATGACATATAAAGAagcaatgaaaaacaaaaactcaaaAGAATTCCAAACGATAGCACATGATATTCTTAAAGAG ATTAAGGAAGTTTTCAAGGGTAAAAATGGTTATCTTGGATCCACAGTTCTGAGTCTAAA CCCAGGCAGTGTCATAGCAGATGTGGAGAATTTCTTCAGTCTTTCGTCAGAAGTTAATAAAATTGAAGTAGAGGAGGCACTAAAGTCAGCAACTGGCACTGGATCTGGGTTTTTAAAAGGCGCTACAGTCGAGC caagtgacataTGCCGTAGTGGATTCTGTGAAGATTCAAGCACAGTATGTACAGCCGAGAATGGTCTAGCTAATTGCGTTTGCAAGGGCGGATATGTAAAGTTGACAGCAACACAACAGGCATGCTATT CTTGTCCCAGTGGTGAGAAAGCAGTGGGTGATCAGTATTGTAAACC aTGTCCTTTTGGATACTCTGGTTTCAACTGTAAAGAAT CGTACCTCTTAATTCTGGTTGTGGTCGCCTGTGTTTTGGGCGTACTTCTTCTCGGCACTCTCATAGGCACTGTAGTCTTGTACACGAG GTCAACGAAAACAACCAAATCTTCAGAAAAAGATACCCCGAAAGGCAATCTGGAGTTCAACAAACCTGCAGGAATTCCCAGGATCCCACGGGTTAACCCTAATACTGGCTGGCAACCAACCAATCTGGAGATGACAGACAGTGGAAGCAGACGTGCCCTGGTCACAAAAGATCGCACAGAGAACACAGCG ATGTGGGACTCTGACTACAGTGATGACACAAGGGGCTATAAGAGCCAGATGCCCTCTAGAACAGGATATGGAGCCGCTGGAGCGTATAACGGCTCCAGGGCCTCAAAGAATCCCTACAGTGATGTATATGGGGACAGAATACGCAGATACTAA
- the muc13b gene encoding mucin-13b isoform X8 — translation MALIKKVLSLCLLILLVGATTTAITPTDSGATTTAPTPTDSGATTTAITSTDSGATTTAPTPTDSGATTTAPTPTDSGATTTAITSTDSGATTTAPTPTDSGATTTAPTPTDSGATTTAPTPTDSGATTTAPTPTDSGATTTAPTPTDSGATTTAPTPTDSGATTTAPTPTDSDPCASNPCLSDSTCQQLLTNYTCVCRPGLFYNETLKLCTLARTFPTDLRFPDMTYKEAMKNKNSKEFQTIAHDILKEIKEVFKGKNGYLGSTVLSLNPGSVIADVENFFSLSSEVNKIEVEEALKSATGTGSGFLKGATVEPSDICRSGFCEDSSTVCTAENGLANCVCKGGYVKLTATQQACYSCPSGEKAVGDQYCKPCPFGYSGFNCKESYLLILVVVACVLGVLLLGTLIGTVVLYTRSTKTTKSSEKDTPKGNLEFNKPAGIPRIPRVNPNTGWQPTNLEMTDSGSRRALVTKDRTENTAMWDSDYSDDTRGYKSQMPSRTGYGAAGAYNGSRASKNPYSDVYGDRIRRY, via the exons ATGGCTCTAATTAAAAAAGTCTTGAGCTTATGCTTACTGATTCTGCTTGTGG GTGCAACCACAACTGCTATCACTCCAACTGACTCAG GTGCAACCACAACTGCTCCCACTCCAACTGACTCAG GTGCAACCACAACTGCTATCACTTCAACTGACTCAG GTGCAACCACAACTGCTCCCACTCCAACTGACTCAG GTGCAACCACAACTGCTCCCACTCCAACTGACTCAG GTGCAACCACAACTGCTATCACTTCAACTGACTCAG GTGCAACCACAACTGCTCCCACTCCAACTGACTCAG GTGCAACCACAACTGCTCCCACTCCAACTGACTCAG GTGCAACCACAACTGCTCCCACTCCAACTGACTCAG GTGCAACCACAACTGCTCCCACTCCAACTGACTCAG GTGCAACCACAACTGCTCCCACTCCAACTGACTCAG GTGCAACCACAACTGCTCCCACTCCAACTGACTCAG GTGCAACCACAACTGCTCCCACTCCAACTGACTCAG ATCCCTGTGCCTCGAACCCTTGTTTGTCAGACAGCACCTGTCAACAGCTCCTGACTAactacacgtgtgtgtgtcgACCGGGACTGTTCTataatgaaacactgaaattatGTACTCTAG CAAGGACTTTCCCAACAGATTTAAGATTTCCAGACATGACATATAAAGAagcaatgaaaaacaaaaactcaaaAGAATTCCAAACGATAGCACATGATATTCTTAAAGAG ATTAAGGAAGTTTTCAAGGGTAAAAATGGTTATCTTGGATCCACAGTTCTGAGTCTAAA CCCAGGCAGTGTCATAGCAGATGTGGAGAATTTCTTCAGTCTTTCGTCAGAAGTTAATAAAATTGAAGTAGAGGAGGCACTAAAGTCAGCAACTGGCACTGGATCTGGGTTTTTAAAAGGCGCTACAGTCGAGC caagtgacataTGCCGTAGTGGATTCTGTGAAGATTCAAGCACAGTATGTACAGCCGAGAATGGTCTAGCTAATTGCGTTTGCAAGGGCGGATATGTAAAGTTGACAGCAACACAACAGGCATGCTATT CTTGTCCCAGTGGTGAGAAAGCAGTGGGTGATCAGTATTGTAAACC aTGTCCTTTTGGATACTCTGGTTTCAACTGTAAAGAAT CGTACCTCTTAATTCTGGTTGTGGTCGCCTGTGTTTTGGGCGTACTTCTTCTCGGCACTCTCATAGGCACTGTAGTCTTGTACACGAG GTCAACGAAAACAACCAAATCTTCAGAAAAAGATACCCCGAAAGGCAATCTGGAGTTCAACAAACCTGCAGGAATTCCCAGGATCCCACGGGTTAACCCTAATACTGGCTGGCAACCAACCAATCTGGAGATGACAGACAGTGGAAGCAGACGTGCCCTGGTCACAAAAGATCGCACAGAGAACACAGCG ATGTGGGACTCTGACTACAGTGATGACACAAGGGGCTATAAGAGCCAGATGCCCTCTAGAACAGGATATGGAGCCGCTGGAGCGTATAACGGCTCCAGGGCCTCAAAGAATCCCTACAGTGATGTATATGGGGACAGAATACGCAGATACTAA
- the muc13b gene encoding mucin-13b isoform X48, which produces MALIKKVLSLCLLILLVGATTTAITPTDSGATTTAITSTDSGATTTAPTPTDSGATTTAPTPTDSGATTTAITSTDSDPCASNPCLSDSTCQQLLTNYTCVCRPGLFYNETLKLCTLARTFPTDLRFPDMTYKEAMKNKNSKEFQTIAHDILKEIKEVFKGKNGYLGSTVLSLNPGSVIADVENFFSLSSEVNKIEVEEALKSATGTGSGFLKGATVEPSDICRSGFCEDSSTVCTAENGLANCVCKGGYVKLTATQQACYSCPSGEKAVGDQYCKPCPFGYSGFNCKESYLLILVVVACVLGVLLLGTLIGTVVLYTRSTKTTKSSEKDTPKGNLEFNKPAGIPRIPRVNPNTGWQPTNLEMTDSGSRRALVTKDRTENTAMWDSDYSDDTRGYKSQMPSRTGYGAAGAYNGSRASKNPYSDVYGDRIRRY; this is translated from the exons ATGGCTCTAATTAAAAAAGTCTTGAGCTTATGCTTACTGATTCTGCTTGTGG GTGCAACCACAACTGCTATCACTCCAACTGACTCAG GTGCAACCACAACTGCTATCACTTCAACTGACTCAG GTGCAACCACAACTGCTCCCACTCCAACTGACTCAG GTGCAACCACAACTGCTCCCACTCCAACTGACTCAG GTGCAACCACAACTGCTATCACTTCAACTGACTCAG ATCCCTGTGCCTCGAACCCTTGTTTGTCAGACAGCACCTGTCAACAGCTCCTGACTAactacacgtgtgtgtgtcgACCGGGACTGTTCTataatgaaacactgaaattatGTACTCTAG CAAGGACTTTCCCAACAGATTTAAGATTTCCAGACATGACATATAAAGAagcaatgaaaaacaaaaactcaaaAGAATTCCAAACGATAGCACATGATATTCTTAAAGAG ATTAAGGAAGTTTTCAAGGGTAAAAATGGTTATCTTGGATCCACAGTTCTGAGTCTAAA CCCAGGCAGTGTCATAGCAGATGTGGAGAATTTCTTCAGTCTTTCGTCAGAAGTTAATAAAATTGAAGTAGAGGAGGCACTAAAGTCAGCAACTGGCACTGGATCTGGGTTTTTAAAAGGCGCTACAGTCGAGC caagtgacataTGCCGTAGTGGATTCTGTGAAGATTCAAGCACAGTATGTACAGCCGAGAATGGTCTAGCTAATTGCGTTTGCAAGGGCGGATATGTAAAGTTGACAGCAACACAACAGGCATGCTATT CTTGTCCCAGTGGTGAGAAAGCAGTGGGTGATCAGTATTGTAAACC aTGTCCTTTTGGATACTCTGGTTTCAACTGTAAAGAAT CGTACCTCTTAATTCTGGTTGTGGTCGCCTGTGTTTTGGGCGTACTTCTTCTCGGCACTCTCATAGGCACTGTAGTCTTGTACACGAG GTCAACGAAAACAACCAAATCTTCAGAAAAAGATACCCCGAAAGGCAATCTGGAGTTCAACAAACCTGCAGGAATTCCCAGGATCCCACGGGTTAACCCTAATACTGGCTGGCAACCAACCAATCTGGAGATGACAGACAGTGGAAGCAGACGTGCCCTGGTCACAAAAGATCGCACAGAGAACACAGCG ATGTGGGACTCTGACTACAGTGATGACACAAGGGGCTATAAGAGCCAGATGCCCTCTAGAACAGGATATGGAGCCGCTGGAGCGTATAACGGCTCCAGGGCCTCAAAGAATCCCTACAGTGATGTATATGGGGACAGAATACGCAGATACTAA
- the muc13b gene encoding mucin-13b isoform X22 translates to MALIKKVLSLCLLILLVGATTTAITPTDSGATTTAPTPTDSGATTTAPTPTDSGATTTAPTPTDSGATTTAITSTDSGATTTAPTPTDSGATTTAPTPTDSGATTTAPTPTDSGATTTAPTPTDSGATTTAPTPTDSGATTTAPTPTDSGATTTAPTPTDSDPCASNPCLSDSTCQQLLTNYTCVCRPGLFYNETLKLCTLARTFPTDLRFPDMTYKEAMKNKNSKEFQTIAHDILKEIKEVFKGKNGYLGSTVLSLNPGSVIADVENFFSLSSEVNKIEVEEALKSATGTGSGFLKGATVEPSDICRSGFCEDSSTVCTAENGLANCVCKGGYVKLTATQQACYSCPSGEKAVGDQYCKPCPFGYSGFNCKESYLLILVVVACVLGVLLLGTLIGTVVLYTRSTKTTKSSEKDTPKGNLEFNKPAGIPRIPRVNPNTGWQPTNLEMTDSGSRRALVTKDRTENTAMWDSDYSDDTRGYKSQMPSRTGYGAAGAYNGSRASKNPYSDVYGDRIRRY, encoded by the exons ATGGCTCTAATTAAAAAAGTCTTGAGCTTATGCTTACTGATTCTGCTTGTGG GTGCAACCACAACTGCTATCACTCCAACTGACTCAG GTGCAACCACAACTGCTCCCACTCCAACTGACTCAG GTGCAACCACAACTGCTCCCACTCCAACTGACTCAG GTGCAACCACAACTGCTCCCACTCCAACTGACTCAG GTGCAACCACAACTGCTATCACTTCAACTGACTCAG GTGCAACCACAACTGCTCCCACTCCAACTGACTCAG GTGCAACCACAACTGCTCCCACTCCAACTGACTCAG GTGCAACCACAACTGCTCCCACTCCAACTGACTCAG GTGCAACCACAACTGCTCCCACTCCAACTGACTCAG GTGCAACCACAACTGCTCCCACTCCAACTGACTCAG GTGCAACCACAACTGCTCCCACTCCAACTGACTCAG GTGCAACCACAACTGCTCCCACTCCAACTGACTCAG ATCCCTGTGCCTCGAACCCTTGTTTGTCAGACAGCACCTGTCAACAGCTCCTGACTAactacacgtgtgtgtgtcgACCGGGACTGTTCTataatgaaacactgaaattatGTACTCTAG CAAGGACTTTCCCAACAGATTTAAGATTTCCAGACATGACATATAAAGAagcaatgaaaaacaaaaactcaaaAGAATTCCAAACGATAGCACATGATATTCTTAAAGAG ATTAAGGAAGTTTTCAAGGGTAAAAATGGTTATCTTGGATCCACAGTTCTGAGTCTAAA CCCAGGCAGTGTCATAGCAGATGTGGAGAATTTCTTCAGTCTTTCGTCAGAAGTTAATAAAATTGAAGTAGAGGAGGCACTAAAGTCAGCAACTGGCACTGGATCTGGGTTTTTAAAAGGCGCTACAGTCGAGC caagtgacataTGCCGTAGTGGATTCTGTGAAGATTCAAGCACAGTATGTACAGCCGAGAATGGTCTAGCTAATTGCGTTTGCAAGGGCGGATATGTAAAGTTGACAGCAACACAACAGGCATGCTATT CTTGTCCCAGTGGTGAGAAAGCAGTGGGTGATCAGTATTGTAAACC aTGTCCTTTTGGATACTCTGGTTTCAACTGTAAAGAAT CGTACCTCTTAATTCTGGTTGTGGTCGCCTGTGTTTTGGGCGTACTTCTTCTCGGCACTCTCATAGGCACTGTAGTCTTGTACACGAG GTCAACGAAAACAACCAAATCTTCAGAAAAAGATACCCCGAAAGGCAATCTGGAGTTCAACAAACCTGCAGGAATTCCCAGGATCCCACGGGTTAACCCTAATACTGGCTGGCAACCAACCAATCTGGAGATGACAGACAGTGGAAGCAGACGTGCCCTGGTCACAAAAGATCGCACAGAGAACACAGCG ATGTGGGACTCTGACTACAGTGATGACACAAGGGGCTATAAGAGCCAGATGCCCTCTAGAACAGGATATGGAGCCGCTGGAGCGTATAACGGCTCCAGGGCCTCAAAGAATCCCTACAGTGATGTATATGGGGACAGAATACGCAGATACTAA